Proteins co-encoded in one Armatimonadota bacterium genomic window:
- a CDS encoding MFS transporter: MYRTLALGLGALATQLVWANYNAYLPLLYGRFTTSNTLIGLVMVLDNIFAIALVPYVAALSDRTCTRWGRRTPFLVAGMPLTALGLALVARTATFGALLAVTVAMNLGLALSAGPLLALMPDITPEERRARANGLITALAGCGALIAFFVLAPASRGRPLLPFDAGALVGVGALAVILVTIREPRDAVHARADPTARQRTRWLPAAMAREAVSACTRPVVLLGVLGLCAVAAVNGVQNMFTRFGVHHLGLDPAGATTLLGFFVLTFIAGAVPAGLAGDRIGRLPVMRLGLAGTLVAFLLAQGVRTPALFAAVLLLGGLAWALFLVNAYPVLLQVIPAAHVGLFSGLWGATSALGGLLAPPLYGWVVDRWGFEAFFLPGVVAMSVAVACSLALRVAPAERRT, from the coding sequence ATGTACCGCACCCTCGCCCTGGGACTTGGCGCCCTGGCTACACAGCTCGTGTGGGCCAACTACAACGCCTACCTGCCGCTGCTGTACGGCCGGTTCACGACGAGCAACACCCTCATCGGTCTGGTCATGGTGCTCGACAACATCTTTGCCATCGCGCTGGTGCCGTACGTCGCCGCGCTGAGCGACCGGACCTGCACGCGGTGGGGCCGGCGCACGCCGTTCCTGGTGGCCGGCATGCCGCTGACGGCGCTGGGGCTGGCCCTGGTGGCGCGCACGGCGACGTTTGGCGCGCTGCTGGCCGTGACCGTGGCCATGAACCTGGGCCTCGCCCTGTCGGCGGGACCGCTGCTGGCCCTGATGCCGGACATCACCCCCGAGGAGCGGCGCGCGCGGGCCAACGGGCTCATCACGGCCCTGGCCGGGTGCGGGGCCCTCATCGCCTTCTTCGTGCTGGCGCCGGCGTCCCGCGGGCGGCCCCTGCTCCCGTTCGACGCTGGCGCGCTGGTGGGGGTGGGGGCGCTGGCGGTGATCCTCGTGACGATCCGGGAGCCGCGCGACGCTGTGCACGCTCGGGCGGACCCGACTGCCCGGCAGCGCACGCGGTGGCTGCCAGCCGCCATGGCGCGCGAAGCGGTCAGCGCCTGCACCCGACCGGTGGTGCTCCTGGGTGTACTCGGGCTGTGCGCCGTGGCGGCGGTGAACGGCGTGCAGAACATGTTCACGCGCTTCGGCGTGCACCACCTGGGGCTGGACCCCGCCGGGGCCACGACGCTGCTTGGCTTCTTCGTCCTGACGTTCATCGCGGGTGCCGTGCCGGCGGGCCTGGCCGGCGACCGGATCGGCCGCCTGCCCGTGATGCGGTTGGGCCTGGCCGGGACGCTGGTGGCGTTCCTCCTGGCCCAGGGCGTCCGGACGCCTGCGCTGTTCGCGGCGGTGCTGCTCCTGGGCGGGCTGGCATGGGCCCTGTTCCTCGTGAACGCCTACCCCGTGCTGCTGCAGGTGATCCCGGCGGCACACGTGGGCCTGTTCTCGGGGCTGTGGGGCGCGACGAGCGCCCTGGGCGGGTTGCTGGCGCCGCCGCTCTACGGGTGGGTCGTGGACCGCTGGGGGTTCGAGGCGTTCTTCCTGCCCGGCGTCGTGGCCATGAGCGTTGCCGTGGCCTGCAGCCTGGCCCTCAGGGTCGCACCGGCAGAGCGCCGCACATGA
- a CDS encoding ATP-binding protein, protein MFTAPGRPPTAGAPLRVHVQRLILLAVVPLVGLHLYVGGAQRRSARDAAVAETLRLARTAREHHALLVVGAAQLLPVLARVLQDGPGDSTRCAALLADLLVRWPVYANLGVAAPDGTVVCSALPLPAPVTIADRAYFRGAVRHRTFAIGEYQIGRITGQPSINFGYPLIAPTGAVRGVVFAALHLTALERAAARIGLPEGGVLVVIDRNGTVLARQPRIEALIGRRAADGSTLARISTAVHEGTVEGVGADGVRRLYGYAPVEHTASRGRIVVAVGIPLARIYADSDRATAVNVAGVLVVAGLVLVAAMLVADRQVLRPAQAIAEVVRRLGAGHLDARIGAVRGARELREMAAAFDEMAAGLQAKTAELARLHGALEQHAADLERLVAARTAELEDARQAAEAANRAKSEFLSRMSHELRTPLNAIVGFAQLLEMDGSTDRDREATHHILSASRHLLTLIDEVLDLARIEAGRMTISVEPVPVADLLRETLDLLRPLATGRAVTLSCAPCADEALHVMADAQRLKQVLLNLGANAIKYNVEGGTVTISVAQSPGGRVRIAVADTGVGIAPEQTSRLFVPFERLGADATGIEGTGLGLALSRRLTEAMGGAIGYEPRPGGGSVFWVELPAAASPTTALQRVALADGLPADPAAAGATYTVLYLEDNVSNLRLVERVLARRPHIRLVPAMQGSLGWALALEHRPDLVLLDLHLPDIPGEELLRRFHAHPHLRHVPVVVLSADATQTRIQQVRDLGAVEYLTKPINVPRLLQVVDEALTHARRPAG, encoded by the coding sequence ATGTTTACGGCCCCAGGCAGACCACCAACCGCAGGCGCCCCCCTGCGGGTCCACGTCCAGCGGCTGATCCTGCTGGCCGTGGTGCCGCTGGTGGGGTTGCACCTGTACGTCGGCGGCGCCCAGCGCAGGAGCGCACGGGACGCCGCTGTCGCAGAAACGCTGCGGCTGGCCCGCACCGCACGGGAGCACCACGCGCTGCTGGTCGTCGGCGCGGCGCAGCTGCTGCCCGTCCTGGCGCGCGTCCTCCAGGACGGGCCCGGAGACTCTACCCGGTGCGCCGCCCTGCTCGCCGACCTGCTGGTGCGCTGGCCGGTGTATGCCAACCTCGGGGTGGCCGCACCCGACGGCACCGTGGTGTGCAGCGCGCTGCCCCTTCCCGCTCCCGTCACCATTGCCGACCGGGCCTATTTCCGGGGCGCGGTGCGCCACCGCACCTTCGCGATCGGTGAGTACCAGATCGGCCGCATCACGGGTCAGCCCTCGATCAACTTCGGCTATCCCCTCATCGCGCCGACCGGCGCCGTGCGGGGCGTGGTGTTCGCGGCCCTGCACCTGACGGCACTCGAGCGGGCGGCCGCGCGGATCGGGCTGCCCGAGGGCGGCGTCCTCGTGGTCATCGACCGCAACGGCACGGTCCTGGCGCGCCAGCCCCGCATCGAGGCGCTGATCGGCCGGCGCGCGGCCGATGGCTCGACGCTGGCGCGGATCAGCACGGCAGTCCACGAGGGTACCGTCGAAGGTGTGGGCGCCGATGGGGTGCGCCGGCTCTACGGGTACGCCCCCGTCGAGCACACCGCCTCACGCGGGCGCATCGTCGTGGCCGTCGGGATTCCGCTGGCGCGGATCTACGCCGACAGCGATCGTGCGACGGCGGTCAATGTCGCCGGCGTCCTGGTGGTGGCGGGGCTGGTGCTGGTCGCGGCGATGCTCGTGGCCGACCGTCAGGTGCTCCGGCCGGCGCAGGCCATCGCCGAGGTGGTCCGGCGGCTGGGCGCCGGGCACCTGGACGCCAGGATCGGGGCGGTGCGCGGCGCACGGGAGTTACGGGAGATGGCCGCGGCGTTCGACGAGATGGCCGCCGGGCTGCAGGCGAAGACCGCCGAGCTTGCCCGGTTGCACGGCGCCCTGGAGCAGCACGCCGCCGACCTCGAACGCCTGGTGGCCGCCCGCACCGCCGAACTGGAGGACGCCCGGCAGGCCGCCGAGGCGGCCAACCGGGCCAAGAGCGAGTTCCTTTCACGCATGAGCCACGAGTTGCGCACGCCGTTGAACGCCATCGTGGGCTTCGCCCAGCTGCTGGAGATGGACGGATCCACAGACCGGGACCGCGAAGCGACGCATCACATCCTCAGCGCGTCACGCCACCTGCTGACCCTGATCGACGAGGTGCTCGACCTGGCCCGCATCGAGGCGGGCCGCATGACGATCTCCGTCGAACCCGTACCCGTGGCCGACCTCCTCAGGGAGACGCTGGACCTGTTGCGCCCGCTGGCCACCGGCCGCGCGGTCACGCTTTCCTGCGCGCCGTGTGCCGACGAGGCGCTGCACGTCATGGCGGACGCCCAGCGGTTGAAGCAGGTGCTGCTCAACCTGGGGGCCAACGCCATCAAGTACAACGTCGAGGGGGGCACGGTGACGATCTCGGTTGCCCAGTCCCCCGGGGGCCGCGTGCGGATCGCGGTGGCGGACACCGGCGTCGGTATCGCGCCCGAGCAGACCTCGCGCCTGTTCGTACCCTTCGAGCGTCTGGGCGCGGATGCCACCGGCATCGAGGGCACGGGGCTGGGCCTGGCGCTGTCGCGCCGGCTCACCGAGGCCATGGGCGGAGCCATCGGCTACGAGCCGCGACCCGGAGGCGGCAGCGTCTTTTGGGTAGAGCTCCCTGCGGCCGCGAGCCCGACCACGGCCCTCCAGCGCGTGGCGCTGGCAGACGGCCTGCCCGCTGACCCCGCGGCTGCCGGGGCAACGTACACCGTGCTCTACCTGGAAGACAACGTCTCGAACCTGCGGCTGGTCGAGCGGGTGCTCGCCCGCCGGCCGCACATTCGCCTGGTGCCCGCCATGCAGGGCAGCCTGGGGTGGGCGCTGGCGCTGGAGCACCGTCCCGACCTCGTGCTGCTCGATCTCCACCTGCCCGACATCCCGGGGGAGGAGCTGCTGCGGCGGTTCCACGCGCACCCCCACCTGCGGCACGTCCCCGTGGTGGTCCTGAGTGCCGATGCCACGCAGACGCGCATCCAGCAGGTGCGCGACCTCGGCGCCGTCGAGTACCTGACGAAGCCGATCAACGTGCCACGGCTCCTGCAGGTGGTGGACGAGGCCCTGACCCACGCACGCCGGCCAGCGGGGTGA
- a CDS encoding NHL repeat-containing protein, whose amino-acid sequence MHRVRALATLAVGLALVLACDLTRTPAARSEAATAGIFVNDPGNARIVRLADLTGAGWTAMATGGDVPRGDARGAQRHFAFQSGIALDARGRIYFTDATRSRVVRVDDLSGAGWVALGTRGSGVGQFDLPAGVAVDATGRIYVADASNARVVRIADMTGAGWVAFGTRGAGVGQFAFPQGVAVDSAGRIYVADALNDRIVRIDDMRGAGWTTLGRHGRGVREFDFPTSVAVGRDGRIYVTDSSNDRLVRVDGMTGAGWVAFAGLGPRATEFAFPTGLAVDAAGRVYVTDEMHRVVRIDDMTGAGWTAFGTMGAGVGQFFFPSGVAVAPAPW is encoded by the coding sequence GTGCACCGGGTGCGGGCGCTGGCGACTCTCGCTGTAGGTCTCGCCCTCGTGCTTGCGTGCGACCTCACGCGTACCCCGGCCGCTAGGAGCGAGGCTGCTACCGCAGGGATCTTCGTCAACGATCCGGGCAACGCCCGCATCGTCCGCCTGGCCGATCTGACCGGCGCGGGGTGGACGGCGATGGCCACCGGGGGGGACGTGCCACGCGGCGACGCGCGCGGAGCACAGCGTCACTTCGCCTTCCAGTCGGGGATCGCCCTGGACGCCCGGGGGCGCATCTACTTCACCGACGCCACGCGGTCCCGCGTGGTGCGCGTGGACGACCTGAGCGGGGCGGGCTGGGTGGCCTTGGGCACGCGCGGCAGCGGGGTCGGCCAGTTCGACCTGCCGGCCGGCGTGGCGGTGGACGCCACAGGGCGCATCTACGTGGCCGACGCCAGCAACGCGCGCGTCGTGCGCATCGCCGACATGACCGGGGCGGGCTGGGTGGCCTTCGGCACGCGCGGCGCCGGCGTGGGGCAGTTCGCCTTCCCCCAGGGGGTGGCGGTGGACAGCGCCGGGCGCATCTACGTGGCCGACGCGCTCAACGACCGGATCGTCCGCATCGACGACATGCGCGGTGCCGGGTGGACGACCCTGGGCCGGCACGGGCGGGGCGTGCGGGAGTTCGACTTCCCGACCTCCGTGGCGGTCGGGCGCGACGGACGCATCTACGTCACCGACTCGTCCAACGATCGGCTCGTGCGGGTCGACGGCATGACGGGCGCCGGCTGGGTGGCGTTCGCGGGCCTGGGCCCGCGGGCCACCGAGTTCGCCTTCCCCACGGGCCTCGCGGTGGACGCTGCAGGGCGCGTCTACGTCACCGACGAGATGCACCGGGTCGTGCGCATCGACGACATGACCGGCGCGGGCTGGACGGCGTTTGGCACCATGGGCGCTGGGGTGGGGCAGTTCTTCTTCCCGTCCGGGGTCGCCGTGGCGCCGGCGCCGTGGTAA
- a CDS encoding AroM family protein, whose product MMPTPTRTASAVATVAAITIGQSPRPDIVDEITPLLPPHVRVVEMGALDGLEPAEIAALRPGPDDHTLVSRLRSGEEVLVGKERILPRVQACIDALQDAASLIVILCTGPFPPLRSRRPIVYPERLLLHLVRAVSPGAHVGVLTPAAAQIPHQVERWGAVAGAVTVRAYSPYAGREGVEEACAAFAAAGVDLVVLDCLGYTLALKDTVRRLVGRPTVLARTLLARAVAELLE is encoded by the coding sequence ATGATGCCAACGCCGACCCGGACCGCCAGCGCGGTAGCCACCGTGGCCGCCATTACCATCGGCCAGAGCCCACGGCCCGACATCGTGGACGAGATCACGCCGCTGCTGCCACCGCACGTGCGCGTGGTGGAGATGGGCGCGCTCGATGGGCTCGAACCAGCCGAGATCGCCGCCCTGCGCCCGGGGCCCGACGACCACACGCTCGTCTCCCGGCTGCGATCCGGCGAGGAAGTCCTGGTCGGCAAGGAGCGGATCCTGCCCCGGGTGCAGGCCTGCATCGACGCCCTGCAGGATGCCGCGTCGCTGATCGTGATCCTGTGCACGGGGCCGTTTCCGCCCCTGCGCTCCCGGCGGCCCATCGTGTACCCGGAGCGCCTGCTGCTGCACCTCGTCCGCGCGGTCAGCCCGGGTGCCCACGTCGGGGTGCTCACGCCGGCTGCGGCGCAGATTCCCCACCAGGTGGAACGGTGGGGGGCGGTGGCGGGTGCGGTGACCGTGCGCGCCTACTCGCCGTACGCGGGACGTGAGGGCGTCGAGGAAGCGTGCGCAGCGTTCGCGGCGGCGGGCGTGGACCTGGTGGTGCTGGACTGCCTGGGGTACACCCTGGCCCTTAAGGACACGGTCCGGCGGCTCGTGGGCAGGCCGACGGTGCTGGCCCGCACCCTGCTGGCGCGTGCGGTGGCCGAACTGCTTGAGTGA
- the thrS gene encoding threonine--tRNA ligase, which produces MPRITVELPDGSRHEVEAGTTAAALAERLGRRDAVAVLVNGRPRDLTAPLEDGARVQFLTFETPAGREVFWHSTAHLLAQAVKQLFPHAKLAIGPPIDDGFYYDFDIGRPFSPEDLERIEARMRELAAADQPIERIEMPRDEAARRFEQDGEVYKLELLAEIPDARVSFYRQDGFQDMCRGPHLPRTGLIGAVKLLSTSGAYWRGDERRPMLQRIYGVSYPTPAQLEEHLRRLEEARRRDHRRIGREQQLFHIVPEVGPGLPLWLPKGATVRRIVERYIVDLELAAGYQHVYTQELASSTLYKLSGHWDHYRDNMYPPIQVDAEELVLRPMNCPHHIMIYKVTQRSYRDLPVRIAELGKVYRYERSGVLTGLARVRGMTMNDAHIFLRPDQIRDEIAGVVRLIQQVYADFRVSGAWYQLSLRDPADREKFIANDALWEQAERMLREALDALGIPYREAVGEAAFYGPKIDVQVPTAAGKDETLSTVQLDFLLPERFGLEYIGEDGRAHRPVLIHRAITSTMERWMAMLIEQYEGKFPLWLAPEQVRVLPIADRHHAYARTVADRLTAQGLRVTVDASNARISYKVRQAQLEHVPYMAVVGDREQATDAVAVRSRSAGDLGPMPLEQFLTRLREEVAAKA; this is translated from the coding sequence ATGCCACGTATCACGGTGGAGTTGCCCGACGGGTCGCGCCACGAGGTGGAGGCCGGCACCACGGCCGCCGCGCTGGCCGAGCGGTTGGGGCGGCGCGACGCCGTGGCCGTGCTCGTCAACGGCAGACCCCGGGACCTGACCGCCCCGCTGGAAGACGGCGCCCGAGTGCAGTTCCTCACCTTCGAGACCCCAGCGGGCCGGGAGGTCTTCTGGCACTCCACGGCCCACCTGCTGGCGCAGGCCGTCAAGCAGCTGTTCCCGCACGCCAAGCTGGCCATCGGCCCGCCCATCGACGACGGGTTCTACTACGACTTCGACATCGGCCGGCCGTTCAGTCCCGAGGACCTGGAGCGCATTGAGGCGCGCATGCGCGAGCTGGCGGCTGCCGACCAGCCCATCGAGCGCATCGAGATGCCGCGGGACGAGGCGGCGCGGCGGTTCGAGCAGGACGGCGAGGTCTACAAGCTGGAGCTGCTGGCCGAGATCCCCGACGCGCGGGTCTCCTTCTACCGGCAGGACGGCTTCCAGGACATGTGCCGCGGCCCGCACCTGCCGCGCACGGGACTGATCGGCGCCGTGAAGCTGCTGTCCACGTCGGGGGCCTACTGGCGTGGCGACGAGCGGCGCCCGATGCTGCAGCGGATCTACGGGGTCTCGTACCCGACGCCCGCGCAACTCGAGGAGCACCTGCGGCGCCTGGAGGAGGCCCGGCGGCGCGACCACCGCCGGATCGGGCGCGAGCAGCAGCTGTTCCACATCGTGCCCGAGGTCGGGCCAGGGTTGCCGCTGTGGTTGCCCAAGGGCGCGACGGTCCGCCGGATCGTCGAGCGCTACATCGTGGACCTGGAGCTCGCCGCCGGCTACCAGCACGTCTACACCCAGGAGCTGGCCTCCTCGACGCTGTACAAGCTGTCGGGGCACTGGGACCACTACCGCGACAACATGTACCCGCCGATCCAGGTGGACGCCGAGGAGCTGGTGCTCCGGCCCATGAACTGCCCGCATCACATCATGATCTACAAGGTCACCCAGCGCTCCTACCGCGACCTGCCGGTGCGCATCGCGGAGCTGGGCAAGGTGTACCGGTACGAGCGGTCGGGCGTGCTCACCGGTCTGGCGCGGGTACGGGGCATGACCATGAACGACGCCCACATCTTCCTGCGCCCCGACCAGATCCGGGACGAGATCGCCGGCGTCGTGCGCCTCATCCAGCAGGTCTACGCCGACTTCCGCGTCAGCGGCGCCTGGTACCAGCTGTCGCTGCGCGATCCGGCCGACCGCGAGAAGTTCATCGCCAACGATGCGCTGTGGGAGCAGGCGGAGCGGATGCTCCGCGAGGCCCTGGACGCGCTGGGGATCCCCTACCGGGAGGCCGTGGGCGAGGCGGCGTTCTACGGCCCCAAGATCGACGTGCAGGTGCCCACGGCCGCGGGCAAGGACGAGACGCTCTCGACGGTGCAGCTCGACTTCCTGCTGCCCGAGCGCTTCGGCCTGGAGTACATCGGCGAGGACGGTCGGGCCCACCGCCCGGTGCTGATCCACCGCGCCATCACCAGCACCATGGAACGGTGGATGGCGATGCTGATCGAGCAGTACGAGGGGAAGTTCCCGCTGTGGCTGGCCCCGGAACAGGTGCGGGTGCTGCCGATCGCCGACCGCCACCACGCCTACGCGCGCACCGTGGCCGACCGGCTCACGGCCCAGGGCCTGCGGGTCACGGTCGATGCGTCCAACGCGCGGATCAGCTACAAGGTCCGTCAGGCTCAGCTCGAGCACGTGCCGTACATGGCCGTCGTGGGCGATCGCGAGCAGGCGACCGATGCGGTGGCGGTCCGGAGCCGGTCGGCGGGCGACCTCGGCCCGATGCCGCTCGAGCAGTTCCTCACGCGGCTGCGCGAGGAGGTGGCGGCCAAGGCCTGA
- a CDS encoding heavy metal translocating P-type ATPase, whose product MADHHVHPHPEAPRPPAADRHAGHTPEMFRNRLWVCVVLTVPILAVSDHVRSWLGLPPVRFPGLVWLEPVLATAVYLYGAGPFVAGAVREARGRAPGMMTLVALATTVAYGYSLATTLGLPGEPFYWELATLVVVMLLGHWIEMRAVHGASRALEHLASLLPPVAHRVRDDEVEDVPVEALRVGDVVLVRPGEQIPADGVVVEGSSTVNEAFLTGESRPVPKAPDVEVVAGAVNGEGALRVRVLRTGDDTALNQITRLVREAQGARSRYQVLADRTAAWLTYAAVGAGSATFGLWLASRAAPAFAVERAVTVLVIACPHALGLAIPLVVVNATALAARNGILVRNRESFERAREIRTVAFDKTGTLTEGQFGVRAVYADGLDEAEALRIAAALEAASAHPLARAIVDAARRRGLAVHAASDVQAIPGKGLEGTWDGRRYRVGRPEWAEELGVPGAGARLRDGLREAEARGESVVALMDAQRVYAVIALADRVRERAREAVRALHATGRRVVMVTGDADAVARTVARELGIDRYVARVLPQDKARIVRELRAQGPVAFVGDGINDAPALVEADLGMAIGAGTNVAIESADVVLVENDPLDAVRVLRLAAATYRKMVQNLVWATGYNVVAIPLAAGAAYRAGVVLSPAIGALFMSLSTVAVAANAVLLRRARLE is encoded by the coding sequence ATGGCCGATCATCACGTCCACCCGCACCCTGAAGCGCCCCGCCCGCCCGCCGCCGACCGGCACGCGGGGCACACCCCCGAGATGTTCCGCAACCGGTTGTGGGTGTGCGTGGTCCTCACCGTGCCCATCCTGGCGGTGTCCGACCACGTCCGCAGCTGGCTGGGGCTGCCGCCCGTGCGGTTCCCGGGCCTCGTCTGGCTGGAGCCTGTGCTGGCGACGGCCGTCTACCTCTACGGCGCGGGGCCCTTCGTCGCCGGCGCGGTGCGGGAAGCCCGCGGGCGCGCGCCGGGCATGATGACGCTGGTGGCGCTGGCGACCACGGTGGCCTACGGCTACAGCCTCGCGACGACCCTTGGGCTGCCGGGCGAACCGTTCTACTGGGAGCTCGCCACGCTGGTGGTGGTGATGCTGCTGGGGCACTGGATCGAGATGCGCGCCGTGCATGGCGCCAGCCGCGCGCTGGAGCACCTGGCCTCCTTGCTCCCCCCGGTGGCGCACCGCGTGCGGGATGACGAGGTCGAGGACGTGCCGGTGGAGGCCCTCCGGGTCGGGGACGTGGTCCTCGTGCGGCCTGGAGAACAGATTCCGGCAGACGGCGTGGTTGTGGAAGGATCGAGCACCGTGAACGAGGCGTTCCTCACCGGTGAATCCCGTCCGGTGCCCAAAGCGCCCGATGTCGAGGTGGTGGCGGGCGCCGTCAACGGCGAGGGAGCGCTCCGCGTGCGTGTGCTGCGGACCGGCGACGACACGGCCCTGAACCAGATCACGCGCCTCGTGCGCGAGGCTCAGGGGGCCCGCAGCCGCTACCAGGTGCTGGCCGATCGCACCGCGGCATGGCTGACCTACGCCGCGGTCGGTGCAGGGAGCGCCACCTTCGGCCTGTGGCTCGCCAGCCGGGCTGCACCAGCGTTCGCCGTCGAGCGGGCCGTGACGGTGCTCGTCATCGCCTGCCCGCACGCGCTGGGGCTTGCCATCCCCCTGGTGGTCGTGAACGCGACGGCGCTGGCGGCACGCAACGGGATCCTGGTCCGCAACCGCGAGAGCTTCGAGCGGGCGCGGGAGATCCGGACCGTGGCGTTCGACAAGACCGGGACGCTGACCGAGGGGCAGTTCGGCGTGCGGGCGGTCTACGCCGACGGGCTCGACGAGGCCGAGGCGCTGCGCATCGCCGCAGCCCTGGAGGCGGCCTCCGCGCACCCCCTGGCACGGGCGATCGTGGACGCCGCCCGCCGTCGTGGCCTGGCGGTCCACGCCGCCTCCGACGTGCAGGCCATTCCCGGCAAGGGCCTGGAGGGCACATGGGACGGTCGCCGCTACCGGGTGGGCCGCCCGGAGTGGGCCGAGGAGCTTGGCGTGCCGGGGGCTGGCGCGCGGCTGCGAGACGGGCTCCGGGAGGCGGAGGCCCGCGGCGAGAGCGTGGTCGCCCTCATGGACGCGCAGCGCGTCTATGCGGTGATCGCGCTGGCCGATCGGGTGCGGGAGCGCGCCAGAGAAGCCGTGCGGGCGCTGCATGCCACCGGGCGCCGCGTCGTCATGGTTACGGGGGATGCGGACGCCGTGGCCCGCACGGTGGCCCGAGAGCTCGGCATCGATCGCTACGTCGCGCGCGTGCTCCCCCAGGACAAAGCCCGGATCGTCCGTGAGCTCCGCGCACAGGGACCGGTGGCGTTCGTGGGCGACGGGATCAACGACGCGCCGGCGTTGGTGGAGGCCGACCTGGGGATGGCCATCGGGGCCGGAACGAACGTGGCGATCGAATCGGCGGACGTCGTGCTGGTGGAGAACGACCCGCTGGACGCCGTGCGGGTGCTCCGCCTCGCCGCCGCCACCTACCGGAAGATGGTCCAGAACCTCGTGTGGGCCACGGGCTACAACGTGGTGGCGATTCCCCTGGCGGCCGGGGCCGCGTACCGGGCCGGCGTGGTGCTGTCGCCGGCGATCGGCGCGCTGTTCATGAGCCTGTCCACGGTGGCCGTGGCGGCCAACGCCGTGCTGCTCCGCCGCGCACGGTTGGAGTGA